TACGCCTGCCGGATTATGGCCTTTCCTCTCTCCGGAACACTTGCACTGCCATTGCATCTTCCGGAGACAGCGTGGGGACCTACCGGATCGTCAAGAAGCTCGCCGCGGGAGGCATGGCCGAGGTCTATCTCGGCAAGGTGGTGGGCGCGGAGGGCTTCGAGAAGCCTGTCGCCGTCAAGCGCATCCTGCCGTCGTTCGTGCAGGACACGTCCTTCGTGGAGCTGTTCCTGCGCGAGGCCAAGCTGGCCGTCACGCTGCAGCATGGCAATGTCTTGCAGGTGCTGGACCTGGGCACGAGCGCGGGCCAGTACTACATGGTGATGGAGTTCGTGGACGGGGAGAACCTGAGCGCGCTCATCAAGGCGGCGCGCAAACGGCAGGTGCCCCTGGGCCTTCGCGAAATCTGCTTCATCGCCCAGCAGGTCGCCGACGGGCTCGCGTATGCCCACGGGCGCACGGACCCGTCCGGCGCGCCGCTCGACATCATCCACCGCGACATCAACCCCGCCAACGTCATGGTGGCCAGCAACGGCGGCGTGAAGCTGGCCGACTTCGGCATCGCCAAGGTGGCCGACGAGGAGCGGCAGGAGACGCAGGCCGGCATCCTCAAGGGGAAGATCAACTACCTCTCCCCCGAGCAGGTGCACGGCCGCCCCGTGAACCAGCGCAGCGACATCTTCCTGTTGGGCCTGCTGCTCTACGAGATGCTCGCGGGCAAGCGGCTCTTCGAGGGCAGCACGCCGCAAATCATCCACGCGCTGGGCAGCTTCGACGAGCGCACCCTGGAGCCGCTGCCGGGCGTGCCCGCGCCGCTGTGGGACCTGCTCCTGCGCGCGCTGGCCGCCAACCCGGACGCGCGCTGCCCCGCGGCCCGCGAGTTCTCCGAGGCCATCCAGAGCTTCCTCTTCGACCACCGGCTGCGCGTGGGCGCCGCCGACATCGCCAGCCTCTTCGCCCGCGCTCTCCCCGAGTGGCGCTCGCCGCTGGCGGACCTGGCCGGCGCGCCAGGCGAGGAGATCCGCCTGGTGGACGAGGACCTCGCGCGCGGGCGGACGCCGCCTCCGGCCCCCAGGGAGGCACGCCGCCCCGTGGCCGCCACGCTCGCGCCGCCCACGCTGCGTCCGGTGACGCCGCCCCCCTCGGGCCCACAGGCCACGTCCGTGGTCCGACAGCCCGCGCAGCTCGCCGAGCCGGCCACGCGCCTGGGCTCGCCTCCCATGCTCGGCACCCGCGTCGTGCGGGCGCGGCAGCAGCTGGGCGCCATCCTGCTGACGCGCGGCATGGTGACGCCGCACATCCTGAACGAGGCGCTCACGATTCAGAGGAAGCGCGGCGGCAGGCTGGGCCAGGTGCTCGTCCACGAGCGCTGGCTGGAGCCCGACAACCTGGTGCTCGCGCTGTCCGAGCAGTTCGGGCTGCCGCACATCACCGAGCAGCAGCTGATGACGATGCCGGTGCCGGAGGAGCTCTTGCGCCTGGTGCCGCGCGAGCTGTGCGACCGGCTGTGCGCCCTGCCCGTCGGCCTCAAGGGCCGCGAGCTGCTCTGCGCGGTGCTGGACCCGCGCGACGTGGAGGTCACCAACAACCTGAAGTTCAAGGCGGGCGTCGTGTCGGTGCAGGGGCTGTTCGCCTCCGAGCAGGCCATCCGCAAGGCCATCCTCCGCTTCTATGACAACGAGATGCCGAAGGTGCGGGACCGCTCGCCCATCGAGCTGGAGGAGCCGGCCGAGGCGAAGGAGCGCGACACCCGGGTGCTCCAGTTCGCGGAGCAGTTCACCGGACGCCGCGTGCTCGACGGACAGACGCTGGAGGGCCCCAAGCCCGTAGCGCCCGCCGAGCCCGTCAGCCGCGCCACGCCCGTGAAGAGCGACGTGCGCGCGCGCATGGTGCTGGTGGTGGCCGAGCCCTCCGAGCCTCGCGAGGCCGCGGTGAAGCTGCTGCTGTCCCAGGGGCTCGCGGCGGCCACCAGCCCGGCGGCGGACGCGCCTCGCGCGCTGGCGCTCGGGGGCTATGACCTGGTGCTGGTGCTCGAGGACACCGTGGCGGAGCCCGGGGCGCTGGCGCAGAAGCTGCGCGCCGCGCACCCCAAGGTCGAGGTGCGGCTGTTGCCCTCGTACAGCGCGGCGCTGACGGGCGAGGGCGGCCCGCTGGCGAAGCTGGGCGAGGTCCAGGCCCGACTGCTCGACGGCGTGCTGTCGATGCTGGGGGGCAGCGGGACGCTGGCGCCCGCCCTGACGAAGCTGGCCAGGCGGCTGGCGACGCGGATGGGCGCGGGGCGCGTGGAGGAGGTCCTGGTCACCACCGCGGCCAGCGCCCTGGCCCTGGCCGCGCGGCTGGAGGAGCCTCGCCGCTTCGCCCTGCCCTCGCGCGCCCGGGCGCTCGCGCTCGTGGGCAGCACCACGCCCGAGGTGAACGAGCTGCTCGTCTCCGTCCTGCCGGAGGGCGAGGACCGCGCGCCGCCCGCGAGCCGCACCGCCGGAGCCCTGCTGTGCGCGGCGCGCTTCGTCCAGGAGGTCCAGAGCGCCCAGGCGCCTCCGGCGCGCGCGGCCCAGGCGCTCCAGGCGCTGCGTCAGGACCCACGGCTCCCCGCGCCCGCGCTGGAGGCGCTCACCGCGGAGCTGGAGTCGACCGCGCAGACGGACAAGGCGGCGTTCCGCGTCGTGGTGGCGGAGACCGACGGCACCAATGCGCTGACGCTGCAGATCCGCCTGATGGCGGAGGGCATGGCCACGGTGCGCGCGCGGACCCGGGCGGAGGTGGAGAAGGCGCTCGGCGCCGGAGCACACGCGGCGGTGCTCGCGGACCCGCTGCCGGACGGAGACCTCCACTCGCTGCTCCAGGCGCTGCGCAAGGCGCCCGCCACCGAGGACCTGCCCGTCTTCCTCATCGTCGACAAGGACGACCCCGTCGTCTTCACCGCGGGCCTGGAGGCCGGGGCCGACGACGTCATCGTGCGCTCGGCCAGCCCCGAGGTGCTCATCGCCAAGCTGCGCCGGAGCATCCAGCAGCGCCAGGCCTCGAAGCGCGGAGCGAAGAGCGCGCCGTGAGCACGGGGCCAAACGGACCCGTTGCGTCGAGCGCTGTTCAGCAGGACACAGGCATGCGCGGTGACGCATGCGGGCAATGCGGGAGTCCTCGGCATCATGTCGCGAGTCCTTCCACAAGGAGCCGCGCATGATGCTGAAGCCCGCCTCGGGGTTCGTGTTGGCGTTGACCGTCGCCGTGGGAATGGTGGTCACCACCCTCTCGCAGGAGGAGCGACCTGGGAGCGAACGCGCGCCGGACTCGAGCGCGTGTGAGGCCGCGCGTCAGCAGCGGCTCATGTCGGGCGCCCAGGACGTCGAGCCGTCCCTGCTCGTCCAGGAGCCCTCGGGAGCGCTCGGCTACTGTTCGTGGGATTGCTCGTCCTGCGCCAGCACCGCGGAGTGCAGGGCCCGCAACGCGGGCAGTTGCTACAACATCTGTCCGTGAGCGGTGAGGACCGCCCGGCGCTCCATCATGAGCACCGGGCGGACACCTCCAGCACGCAGGCGGGTCAGTTGCAGGTGGTGGAGAAGTCGGTCACCGCGAACGACGTACGGCGGCCCGAGATATACGCCGTCTCGTAGCAGGAGCAGTGCATGGAGCCGACCCACTTCGTCAGCGTCGCGTCGGAGTAGTAATCAATCCAGTA
The Myxococcus fulvus DNA segment above includes these coding regions:
- a CDS encoding protein kinase domain-containing protein gives rise to the protein MGTYRIVKKLAAGGMAEVYLGKVVGAEGFEKPVAVKRILPSFVQDTSFVELFLREAKLAVTLQHGNVLQVLDLGTSAGQYYMVMEFVDGENLSALIKAARKRQVPLGLREICFIAQQVADGLAYAHGRTDPSGAPLDIIHRDINPANVMVASNGGVKLADFGIAKVADEERQETQAGILKGKINYLSPEQVHGRPVNQRSDIFLLGLLLYEMLAGKRLFEGSTPQIIHALGSFDERTLEPLPGVPAPLWDLLLRALAANPDARCPAAREFSEAIQSFLFDHRLRVGAADIASLFARALPEWRSPLADLAGAPGEEIRLVDEDLARGRTPPPAPREARRPVAATLAPPTLRPVTPPPSGPQATSVVRQPAQLAEPATRLGSPPMLGTRVVRARQQLGAILLTRGMVTPHILNEALTIQRKRGGRLGQVLVHERWLEPDNLVLALSEQFGLPHITEQQLMTMPVPEELLRLVPRELCDRLCALPVGLKGRELLCAVLDPRDVEVTNNLKFKAGVVSVQGLFASEQAIRKAILRFYDNEMPKVRDRSPIELEEPAEAKERDTRVLQFAEQFTGRRVLDGQTLEGPKPVAPAEPVSRATPVKSDVRARMVLVVAEPSEPREAAVKLLLSQGLAAATSPAADAPRALALGGYDLVLVLEDTVAEPGALAQKLRAAHPKVEVRLLPSYSAALTGEGGPLAKLGEVQARLLDGVLSMLGGSGTLAPALTKLARRLATRMGAGRVEEVLVTTAASALALAARLEEPRRFALPSRARALALVGSTTPEVNELLVSVLPEGEDRAPPASRTAGALLCAARFVQEVQSAQAPPARAAQALQALRQDPRLPAPALEALTAELESTAQTDKAAFRVVVAETDGTNALTLQIRLMAEGMATVRARTRAEVEKALGAGAHAAVLADPLPDGDLHSLLQALRKAPATEDLPVFLIVDKDDPVVFTAGLEAGADDVIVRSASPEVLIAKLRRSIQQRQASKRGAKSAP